Proteins encoded in a region of the Halioglobus maricola genome:
- the argJ gene encoding bifunctional glutamate N-acetyltransferase/amino-acid acetyltransferase ArgJ, which yields MAVGNDQLPELLPVPGLRLSTVSAGIKTPGRKDLVLMELTAGSHCVGVFTQNAFCAAPVTVAKAHLQASASQPGYLLTNTGNANAGTGESGIADARDCCAFVATAVDVNASQVLPFSTGVIGEPLPVDKIKAAVPAAVTNLTEDGWAAAAEGILTTDTRPKGLSVSFNCEGRDYVVTGIAKGAGMIRPNMATMLGYIATDAAVAPGLLQQLLADATKISFNRVSVDGDTSTNDACVLVATGKAGNALESDASSPLALALRDAVQEVCVVLAQALVRDGEGASKFVTVAVESGASEEECLDVAFTIAHSPLVKTALFASDPNWGRLLAAIGRAGVPDLDVDRVGLYLNGVLIAENGCRAASYTEEQGVTAMAEEEIVIRVSLNRGDAAASVWTSDFSYDYVRINAEYRT from the coding sequence ATGGCTGTAGGTAACGATCAGCTGCCAGAGCTGCTGCCTGTTCCGGGGCTGCGCCTGAGTACGGTGTCGGCGGGGATTAAAACGCCGGGGCGTAAAGACCTGGTGTTGATGGAACTCACAGCGGGCTCACACTGTGTGGGTGTGTTCACCCAGAACGCTTTCTGTGCGGCGCCAGTCACGGTAGCAAAGGCGCACCTGCAGGCCAGTGCTTCCCAGCCCGGCTATCTTCTTACCAATACAGGCAACGCTAACGCGGGAACCGGTGAGTCGGGCATAGCCGACGCCCGCGATTGCTGCGCCTTCGTCGCTACTGCAGTCGATGTGAACGCATCGCAGGTGCTGCCGTTTTCAACCGGCGTCATCGGTGAGCCACTGCCTGTCGACAAAATTAAAGCGGCTGTTCCCGCTGCTGTAACAAACCTTACCGAAGATGGCTGGGCCGCTGCCGCTGAGGGCATCCTCACGACAGATACGCGGCCTAAAGGACTATCTGTTAGCTTTAACTGTGAGGGCAGGGATTACGTGGTCACCGGCATTGCCAAGGGAGCGGGCATGATCCGCCCCAATATGGCGACGATGCTGGGTTACATTGCCACCGACGCCGCAGTGGCGCCCGGCTTGCTCCAGCAGCTTCTGGCTGACGCAACGAAAATTTCATTCAATCGCGTCTCTGTTGATGGTGATACCTCGACCAATGATGCCTGCGTGTTGGTGGCGACCGGGAAAGCGGGGAACGCGCTGGAATCCGATGCCAGCTCTCCTCTGGCGCTGGCGCTGCGCGACGCGGTGCAGGAGGTTTGTGTCGTTCTGGCTCAGGCGCTGGTGCGCGATGGAGAGGGCGCCAGCAAGTTTGTCACGGTGGCCGTAGAGAGTGGTGCCAGCGAGGAGGAGTGCCTGGATGTGGCGTTTACTATTGCCCATTCTCCACTGGTTAAGACCGCACTGTTTGCATCCGACCCCAACTGGGGGCGGTTGCTCGCCGCAATCGGTCGTGCAGGCGTGCCTGACCTCGACGTCGACCGCGTTGGGTTGTATCTCAACGGGGTGTTGATCGCCGAAAATGGATGTCGCGCTGCCAGCTACACTGAGGAACAGGGCGTAACCGCGATGGCGGAGGAAGAGATCGTGATCCGGGTTAGTCTGAATCGCGGAGACGCCGCTGCGAGCGTGTGGACCAGCGATTTTTCCTATGACTATGTCCGGATTAACGCCGAGTATAGGACCTGA
- the mutT gene encoding 8-oxo-dGTP diphosphatase MutT, translated as MSEVHVAVGVILDAQKNVLLTRRAADAHQGSLWEFPGGKVEVGESVPQALARELREELGIDVTAFQPLLEIRHDYGDKAVLLDVYIVSGFAGEPRGLELQPMVWVAAAELVNYEFPAANVPIVEAVQAYLA; from the coding sequence ATGAGCGAGGTGCATGTGGCGGTCGGCGTCATTCTCGATGCGCAGAAAAACGTTCTCCTGACGCGGCGAGCTGCCGACGCACATCAGGGCAGCCTGTGGGAGTTCCCTGGTGGAAAAGTTGAGGTCGGCGAGTCTGTTCCGCAGGCGCTGGCGCGGGAACTGCGCGAGGAACTTGGCATCGATGTTACTGCTTTTCAGCCACTGCTGGAAATTCGCCACGACTACGGTGACAAGGCCGTACTGCTCGATGTTTATATTGTTTCAGGCTTTGCCGGCGAGCCTCGCGGCCTGGAGCTTCAGCCCATGGTTTGGGTGGCGGCTGCGGAACTGGTGAATTATGAGTTTCCAGCGGCCAATGTCCCGATCGTTGAGGCGGTGCAGGCCTACCTGGCCTAG
- the coaE gene encoding dephospho-CoA kinase (Dephospho-CoA kinase (CoaE) performs the final step in coenzyme A biosynthesis.), with translation MIVGITGGIGSGKSAVTTRFEQLGITVVDADLAARVVVEPGSAALTAIAERHGISILLEDGHLDRAALRKIVFADEAERLWLEQLTHPLIGREIREQLDAASSAYAILASPLLLESSQKDLTDFIVVVDVPEALQLSRTISRDDNDEAQVKRIMAAQMAREDRLAKADFVIDNSGSLEELDDAVKALHEEILGRIDTQFS, from the coding sequence ATGATCGTCGGCATCACCGGCGGTATCGGCAGCGGCAAATCTGCGGTCACCACTCGCTTTGAACAGCTCGGAATCACCGTGGTTGATGCCGACCTTGCTGCCAGAGTCGTGGTCGAGCCGGGCAGCGCTGCACTCACAGCGATTGCCGAACGGCATGGCATCTCAATCCTGTTGGAAGACGGCCATCTTGACCGGGCAGCACTGCGCAAAATTGTCTTTGCCGATGAGGCTGAACGGCTGTGGCTCGAACAACTCACGCACCCCTTGATCGGTCGGGAAATCCGCGAGCAACTAGACGCGGCTTCCTCTGCTTATGCGATTCTGGCCTCTCCTCTCCTGCTGGAGTCCAGCCAGAAAGATCTCACTGATTTCATCGTGGTCGTGGATGTTCCGGAAGCGCTGCAACTTTCACGCACCATCAGCAGAGATGACAATGACGAAGCTCAGGTCAAACGCATTATGGCTGCACAAATGGCGCGCGAAGATCGCCTCGCGAAGGCTGATTTTGTGATCGACAACTCGGGTTCGCTTGAAGAACTCGACGACGCGGTCAAGGCGTTACACGAAGAAATTCTTGGCAGAATCGATACCCAGTTCAGCTAG
- a CDS encoding prepilin peptidase encodes MSEVFALHPGFLYTVLMALGLIVGSFLNVVIHRLPIMMESRWRRDCCELLEVEQEKEEPKLTLATPNSHCPACQSAIKPWQNIPVLSYLLLRGRCANCGVSISPRYPIVELVTGLMTLALAWFLPLSPALLGAMLLTWSLIALTMIDIDHQLLPDDITLPLMWLGLLFNLFGTFVSIQDAVIGAMGGYLCLWSVFWIFKLLTGKEGMGYGDFKLLAALGAWLGWQMLPLIILLSSVVGAIVGIALIIARNRGREVPIPFGPYLAAAGWLALVIGDTLNSNFFGIPPQ; translated from the coding sequence ATGTCTGAAGTCTTCGCCCTGCACCCGGGGTTTCTTTACACCGTTCTGATGGCGCTGGGGCTGATCGTTGGCAGCTTTCTCAATGTTGTCATACACCGATTACCCATCATGATGGAATCGCGCTGGCGCCGGGATTGCTGTGAGCTTTTAGAAGTAGAGCAGGAGAAGGAAGAACCCAAACTCACACTGGCCACGCCGAATTCTCATTGCCCTGCCTGCCAATCGGCCATCAAGCCCTGGCAAAATATACCGGTTCTCAGCTATCTCCTGCTACGTGGACGTTGTGCCAATTGTGGCGTAAGTATTTCACCGCGCTACCCCATCGTTGAATTAGTTACCGGGCTGATGACACTCGCTCTTGCGTGGTTCTTGCCCCTTTCCCCCGCACTACTGGGAGCTATGCTACTCACCTGGTCGCTGATCGCACTGACCATGATAGACATCGACCACCAGCTACTACCGGATGATATAACCCTGCCACTGATGTGGCTTGGCCTGCTGTTCAACCTGTTCGGGACATTCGTTTCGATTCAGGACGCTGTGATCGGTGCGATGGGCGGCTATCTCTGCCTGTGGAGCGTATTCTGGATATTCAAGCTTTTGACCGGCAAGGAGGGCATGGGCTATGGCGACTTCAAACTGCTCGCCGCTCTCGGTGCCTGGCTCGGCTGGCAAATGCTGCCGCTGATCATCCTGCTATCATCTGTTGTCGGCGCGATCGTCGGCATAGCTTTGATCATTGCCCGCAATCGTGGCCGTGAGGTACCTATTCCCTTCGGTCCCTATCTGGCGGCGGCAGGCTGGTTGGCACTGGTCATAGGCGACACACTCAACAGCAATTTTTTTGGCATCCCGCCGCAATGA
- a CDS encoding type II secretion system F family protein, with translation MATATGNDLYIWAGTDKNGRTTKGEINASSQAMAKAQLRRQGVVPKSVKKKPKPLFGGKGKPIKPEDIATFTRQLATMMKAGVPLVQSFEIVADGSEKETMRDMINAIKNDVASGSGLAPALEKYPRHFDDLYCSLVASGEESGTLEVMLARVATYKEKSEALKRKIKKAMTYPLAVIAVAVIVTVVLLVKVVPTFAETFRGFGSDLPAFTLFVLNISEVVQEWWFIFLLISIAAFFGFREAKFRSVKFAEFLDKVMLKMPIIGGIVHDAIIARFARTLSTTFAAGVPLVDALESTAGAAGNAIYAKAIRQIKDDVTTGTTLYASIKTTGLFPNLLLQMVSIGEESGSLDEMLDKVADHYEEAVDNAVDNLSALLEPMIMSILGVLVGGLLVAMYLPIFMLGTVI, from the coding sequence ATGGCAACAGCAACTGGAAACGATTTATATATTTGGGCAGGCACCGATAAAAACGGCCGCACCACCAAGGGCGAGATCAATGCGTCCAGCCAGGCGATGGCCAAGGCGCAGTTGCGCCGCCAGGGTGTCGTGCCAAAATCGGTTAAGAAAAAACCCAAACCTCTGTTTGGCGGCAAGGGCAAACCGATCAAGCCCGAGGACATTGCCACCTTTACCCGCCAGCTGGCAACAATGATGAAAGCAGGTGTGCCCCTCGTGCAGAGCTTCGAGATCGTGGCCGACGGCTCCGAGAAAGAGACCATGCGCGACATGATCAACGCCATCAAGAACGATGTGGCCTCAGGCTCCGGCCTGGCGCCTGCACTGGAAAAATACCCCCGCCACTTCGACGACCTCTATTGCAGCCTGGTCGCTTCCGGTGAAGAATCCGGCACCCTGGAGGTCATGCTGGCCAGGGTTGCAACGTACAAGGAAAAAAGCGAGGCCCTAAAGCGCAAAATCAAAAAGGCGATGACTTACCCGCTGGCGGTAATCGCTGTCGCAGTTATCGTCACCGTGGTGCTGCTGGTGAAAGTTGTGCCGACTTTCGCAGAAACCTTCCGTGGATTCGGATCCGATCTGCCGGCATTCACCCTCTTTGTGCTCAATATTTCCGAGGTTGTACAAGAGTGGTGGTTTATCTTCCTCCTCATATCAATCGCAGCATTCTTCGGCTTCAGGGAAGCCAAATTCCGATCGGTGAAATTTGCTGAGTTCCTCGACAAGGTAATGCTCAAGATGCCCATTATTGGTGGCATTGTTCACGATGCGATCATCGCCCGCTTTGCGCGAACATTGTCGACAACCTTCGCCGCCGGTGTTCCGCTGGTAGATGCACTGGAATCTACCGCAGGTGCCGCAGGTAATGCCATCTATGCCAAGGCCATTCGCCAGATCAAGGACGATGTGACCACAGGTACCACGCTTTATGCGTCGATCAAGACCACTGGCCTGTTCCCCAATCTGCTCTTGCAGATGGTGTCCATCGGCGAGGAGTCGGGTTCTCTGGACGAAATGCTCGACAAGGTAGCCGATCACTATGAGGAAGCTGTAGATAACGCCGTCGACAACCTCAGTGCACTACTGGAACCCATGATCATGTCAATACTGGGTGTACTGGTGGGCGGACTTCTGGTCGCTATGTATCTGCCCATCTTCATGCTGGGTACGGTGATCTAA
- the pilB gene encoding type IV-A pilus assembly ATPase PilB, whose protein sequence is MNDKAIGQLSGLAGRLVAEGMISAEAAAEAQRSASMEQMHFVQFLVEKQNVDGHRLAEVASQEFGVPQFDTECFDTANIPVGLVDVELVTKHHALPLYRRGNRLFIAVSDPTNLAALDEIKFHTGVNTDAVLLEEQTLSKMISSWVEMQDSLSDGLDDLDSADLEGIDVSTGESSDDDEGSDLDETPIVRFVNKVLIDAIKQGASDIHFEPYENSYRVRFRTDGVLREMVKPPRNLSHRLAARLKVMSQMDISERRVPQDGRIQMKLSRNRAIDFRVNTLPTLFGEKIVLRILDPTSAQLGIDALGYEDEQKQMYLKALNQPQGMILVTGPTGSGKTVSLYTGLNILNTAERNISTAEDPVEINLEGINQVHVNPKVGLNFAEALRSFLRQDPDIIMVGEIRDLETAEIAIKAAQTGHLVLSTLHTNSAAETVTRMLNMGVPAFNVATSVDLIIAQRLARRLCKECAEPADDVPHDVLIKQGFTDAMLSGATIKKAVGCSICQDGYKGRVGVYEVVRITPAIARIIMEEGNSLQIQDQASEEGFNTLRVSALRKVAQGFISLEEANRITVD, encoded by the coding sequence ATGAACGACAAAGCCATCGGGCAACTGAGTGGCCTTGCGGGCCGGCTTGTCGCCGAGGGGATGATATCCGCCGAGGCAGCGGCAGAGGCCCAGCGCAGTGCATCTATGGAACAGATGCACTTTGTGCAATTCCTGGTCGAAAAACAAAATGTAGATGGGCACCGCCTCGCTGAGGTGGCATCCCAGGAATTCGGTGTCCCACAGTTTGACACCGAGTGCTTCGACACAGCCAACATTCCGGTTGGCCTGGTAGATGTCGAGCTCGTCACCAAACACCACGCCCTGCCACTTTATCGCCGCGGCAACCGCCTGTTCATTGCTGTCTCCGACCCGACCAACCTGGCCGCGCTGGACGAAATCAAATTCCACACCGGGGTCAACACCGACGCGGTCCTGCTGGAGGAGCAAACCCTCAGCAAGATGATCTCTAGCTGGGTCGAAATGCAGGACTCCCTGTCCGATGGCCTGGACGATTTGGATTCCGCCGATCTTGAGGGTATCGACGTCTCAACCGGCGAGAGCAGTGATGACGACGAAGGCAGTGATCTCGATGAAACCCCCATCGTACGTTTCGTCAACAAGGTTCTGATCGACGCCATCAAACAGGGCGCTTCGGATATTCACTTCGAGCCCTACGAGAACAGCTACAGAGTGCGTTTTCGCACCGACGGCGTATTGCGCGAGATGGTCAAGCCACCACGCAACCTGTCGCACCGCCTCGCAGCGCGCCTCAAAGTCATGTCGCAGATGGACATTTCCGAGCGGCGAGTGCCCCAGGACGGGCGCATCCAGATGAAACTGTCGCGCAATCGGGCCATCGACTTCCGTGTTAACACCCTGCCGACGCTGTTCGGTGAAAAGATCGTACTGCGTATCCTCGACCCCACCAGCGCCCAGTTGGGTATTGATGCGCTTGGCTATGAGGACGAACAGAAACAGATGTATCTGAAGGCCTTGAATCAGCCTCAGGGCATGATTCTGGTCACAGGCCCCACTGGTTCGGGTAAAACCGTATCGCTGTATACCGGCCTCAATATTCTGAACACCGCAGAGCGCAATATTTCCACCGCGGAAGATCCCGTGGAGATCAACCTCGAGGGTATCAACCAGGTTCATGTAAACCCCAAAGTTGGCCTTAATTTCGCCGAGGCATTGCGTTCTTTCCTGCGTCAGGATCCGGACATCATCATGGTAGGTGAGATTCGCGATCTGGAAACGGCGGAGATAGCCATTAAGGCAGCCCAGACGGGTCACCTGGTACTCTCCACGTTGCACACCAATAGCGCGGCCGAGACCGTCACCCGTATGTTGAACATGGGCGTGCCGGCGTTTAACGTCGCGACATCTGTCGATCTGATTATTGCCCAGCGACTGGCGCGCCGGCTGTGCAAGGAGTGCGCAGAACCCGCCGATGACGTACCTCATGATGTACTGATCAAACAGGGTTTTACCGACGCAATGTTGTCGGGAGCCACCATCAAGAAAGCGGTGGGCTGTAGCATTTGCCAGGACGGCTACAAAGGCCGTGTCGGCGTATACGAGGTCGTAAGAATCACTCCTGCGATCGCGCGGATCATCATGGAAGAAGGGAATTCACTTCAAATCCAGGACCAGGCCAGCGAGGAAGGGTTTAATACTCTTCGCGTGTCAGCCCTGCGCAAGGTAGCGCAAGGCTTTATCAGCCTGGAAGAAGCCAACCGGATCACGGTGGATTAA
- a CDS encoding pilin, giving the protein MNIQKKAQQGFTLIELMIVIAIIGILAAIALPAYQDYTIRAKMSEPMAYMSELKTSITEYYSATGRLPTDDAQAGVGDAPRTDITDTVSYDATNAPLIYANVVGSVFPDGNARYFVLSGVTVGAEREIRWTCKPFAATPPGGAASNDFQSDTNWLPATCRG; this is encoded by the coding sequence ATGAACATTCAAAAGAAAGCTCAACAGGGTTTTACCTTGATCGAACTGATGATCGTCATCGCGATCATCGGTATTCTGGCTGCCATCGCGCTGCCTGCCTACCAGGATTACACTATCCGCGCCAAGATGTCTGAGCCTATGGCTTATATGTCCGAGCTGAAGACCAGTATCACTGAATATTACTCAGCGACTGGTCGTCTGCCAACCGATGACGCCCAAGCGGGTGTTGGCGATGCTCCCAGAACGGATATCACCGACACAGTATCTTACGATGCGACCAATGCCCCACTGATCTATGCGAACGTTGTGGGTTCAGTATTCCCTGACGGCAATGCGAGATACTTTGTACTTTCCGGTGTCACCGTTGGCGCTGAGCGTGAGATTCGCTGGACTTGCAAGCCTTTTGCTGCCACTCCTCCTGGTGGCGCAGCGAGCAATGACTTCCAAAGCGACACTAACTGGCTGCCAGCTACCTGCCGTGGCTAA
- a CDS encoding tetratricopeptide repeat protein: MRLRFLPLLIFVLLLAAITWAYLPGVAGPTLLDDHSSLNALVGLEDNPEFGIEYIQGEQSGPLGRPVAMWTFVAERIYLGSDIAVTKSVNISIHLLNGVLVAWLLLLMFKPLQLSGAGYLAVVLAGIWLASPLWVSSVLYAVQRMALLSTSFMLMALVSYCYCRGVLHRPVQFFVTLAVPLVFVLLGVFTKENAIVVIPIMLVLELFWFQCRDHRGAQLSWFKRGVIFSIFIGAVALSLAFVLSLEGIAASYRGRDFTLPERLMTEARVLWDYVLQFVWPEVGRMGIYHDDFIISRSLWEPATTLPAILAWVGVGAATLVLGLGPWRWGKLVALVPAWYMLGHAVESTVLPLELYFEHRNYFPAIGLLLAPALLYGKAVRVWPETARPLLVYAGLAAGCLLFLTSSQAQVWSSRPLLAFNHVSGHPDSFRANTDMAVILASLGDYERAAEYSERASAVNPHRRSGDFGVRNMALACMANARVEAKDIASLGAEERRPLSSSLGLVVLVRMLEEDRCPRFDRFAFADRLESLYLGEEASARGNRSVYLGLALLENALQRFEYADQYIDIYLELLPGDVRALLMKLHFSAAMRDSAQVKKIIAQLQQLDAEGKLTERQRQTLALYLEN, translated from the coding sequence TTGCGCCTGCGTTTCCTGCCTCTGCTGATATTCGTGCTGTTGCTTGCAGCGATCACCTGGGCCTATCTACCCGGAGTAGCTGGGCCCACATTGCTGGACGACCACAGTAGCCTGAATGCACTGGTCGGACTGGAAGACAACCCCGAGTTTGGCATTGAGTATATTCAGGGCGAGCAATCAGGACCCCTGGGCAGACCCGTGGCAATGTGGACATTTGTCGCCGAAAGGATCTACCTGGGCAGCGACATTGCCGTCACCAAGTCGGTCAACATTTCAATACACCTGTTAAACGGTGTTCTCGTGGCCTGGCTCCTGCTGTTGATGTTCAAACCATTGCAGTTGTCGGGTGCGGGCTACCTGGCTGTGGTATTGGCTGGGATCTGGTTGGCTTCGCCATTGTGGGTCAGCAGTGTGTTGTATGCCGTGCAGCGAATGGCGTTGCTGTCGACCAGTTTCATGCTGATGGCCCTGGTGAGCTATTGCTACTGTCGCGGCGTTTTGCATCGACCAGTACAGTTTTTTGTGACACTGGCGGTGCCGCTTGTATTTGTCCTGCTGGGCGTTTTCACCAAGGAGAACGCCATAGTCGTGATACCCATAATGCTTGTGTTGGAGCTGTTCTGGTTCCAATGCCGTGATCACCGCGGTGCCCAACTGTCCTGGTTCAAGCGAGGTGTCATTTTCTCAATTTTCATTGGTGCCGTTGCGCTTAGCCTGGCATTCGTGCTGAGTTTGGAGGGTATTGCTGCTTCCTATCGAGGTCGGGATTTCACGTTACCTGAGCGCTTGATGACTGAGGCGAGAGTGCTCTGGGACTATGTGCTGCAATTTGTATGGCCCGAGGTCGGGCGGATGGGGATTTACCACGACGACTTCATCATTTCCCGGTCGCTGTGGGAACCCGCCACCACACTGCCGGCCATACTTGCCTGGGTTGGCGTTGGAGCCGCGACGTTAGTGCTCGGCCTGGGTCCGTGGCGATGGGGCAAGCTGGTCGCCCTGGTGCCCGCCTGGTATATGCTCGGTCATGCAGTGGAATCGACGGTCCTGCCTTTGGAGTTGTACTTCGAGCACCGCAACTACTTTCCCGCGATAGGCTTACTACTGGCTCCCGCCCTTTTGTACGGCAAAGCTGTGCGGGTCTGGCCGGAGACGGCCAGACCTCTGTTGGTTTATGCAGGATTGGCGGCAGGTTGCCTGTTGTTCCTGACCAGCTCCCAGGCGCAGGTATGGTCCAGTAGGCCGCTGCTGGCGTTTAATCATGTCTCCGGACACCCAGATTCTTTTCGTGCCAACACTGATATGGCCGTCATCCTTGCGAGTCTGGGCGACTATGAGCGCGCTGCGGAATATTCTGAACGCGCAAGCGCGGTCAATCCACATCGTCGCAGTGGCGATTTTGGCGTTCGAAATATGGCACTGGCGTGCATGGCTAACGCCCGAGTTGAGGCCAAAGATATTGCGAGTCTGGGTGCAGAGGAGCGGCGCCCTCTCAGCTCATCGTTGGGCCTGGTAGTGCTGGTAAGGATGTTGGAGGAAGACCGCTGCCCGCGCTTTGATCGTTTCGCTTTTGCCGACCGCCTTGAAAGTCTTTACCTGGGCGAGGAGGCCAGTGCTCGGGGAAATCGTTCTGTGTATCTCGGGCTGGCGCTGTTGGAGAATGCCCTGCAGCGCTTTGAATACGCCGATCAGTACATAGATATCTATCTTGAGCTCCTGCCCGGTGACGTCAGGGCATTGCTCATGAAACTCCATTTTTCTGCAGCGATGCGAGATTCAGCGCAAGTGAAAAAGATCATCGCCCAATTGCAGCAACTGGATGCAGAAGGTAAATTGACTGAACGCCAACGCCAGACACTGGCCCTCTATCTGGAGAACTAA
- a CDS encoding glycosyltransferase family 2 protein: protein MDFSIVIPAKDEELGLAKTLPLLREHYPEAEVVVVNDGSTDNTLQVCEEYGVKVVTHPYPKGNGAAIKSGARAANGKYIVFMDGDGQHNPADIERLLYKLEEGYDMVVGARGGREDQANIARWSANSLYNWLASWMVNRRIDDLTSGFRAVNRKKFLGFLYLLPNGFSYPTTSTMAFFRAGYSVGFVPISVAPRLGKSHISLVRDGVRFFLIIFKIGTLYSPLKVYFPMSLLVSGMGVLNYLMGSLTSGGWRFTNMSTLLILAGMVMFLMGLLAEQLTNLQYKDAVEEED from the coding sequence GTGGATTTTTCCATCGTTATACCTGCCAAGGACGAAGAGCTGGGCCTGGCGAAAACGCTGCCGCTCTTGCGCGAGCACTATCCGGAAGCGGAGGTGGTGGTTGTTAATGACGGCTCTACCGACAACACACTGCAAGTGTGTGAAGAGTATGGTGTCAAGGTGGTGACTCACCCGTACCCCAAGGGCAATGGTGCTGCGATCAAGTCGGGCGCGCGTGCTGCGAACGGCAAATATATCGTGTTTATGGACGGTGACGGGCAACATAACCCGGCCGATATTGAGCGCCTGTTGTACAAGCTGGAAGAAGGTTACGACATGGTCGTCGGTGCTCGAGGAGGGCGCGAAGACCAGGCAAATATTGCGCGCTGGAGCGCTAATAGCCTCTATAACTGGCTTGCCAGCTGGATGGTAAATCGTCGTATTGATGATCTTACCTCGGGGTTTCGTGCGGTGAACCGGAAGAAGTTTCTCGGTTTTCTCTACCTGCTTCCCAACGGTTTTAGTTACCCCACCACGTCGACCATGGCATTTTTCCGCGCAGGTTATTCGGTGGGTTTTGTCCCGATCTCTGTCGCCCCCCGGTTGGGGAAAAGCCACATTAGCCTGGTGCGGGACGGGGTGCGCTTCTTCCTGATCATTTTCAAGATAGGCACATTGTATTCGCCGCTAAAGGTCTATTTCCCGATGTCGCTGCTGGTTTCGGGGATGGGCGTGTTGAACTACTTGATGGGCAGTCTTACGTCTGGGGGTTGGCGGTTCACGAATATGAGCACGCTGCTGATTCTCGCTGGCATGGTGATGTTCTTGATGGGGCTGCTCGCAGAGCAGCTCACCAACTTGCAGTACAAGGACGCGGTCGAGGAAGAGGACTGA